CCAGATCGACACCGACTTGCGATACGCCAAGGGATGCAGCTCGGCCAAGGGATACAGGAAGACGTACACGGTGGCGTCGAGCTGCCCCAACTCCTGATGCAGCTTGCGGCAATAAGGGCAATCCGGATCGACGAAGATCGCCAGACGTCGCAGCCCTTTCTTGTAAAGAATCGCGTCACCAAGTGGGAGATCGTTGAAGGCGATGCGACGGCGAGCTGAGATCGTGGCCTGGGTCAGATTCTCCTGGGTCTTCAGGTCGTACAGTTCGCCGGTGAAGAGGTAGCGGCCGCTGCCATCCAGATAGAAGATTCCTTGAGCGGTCACCACGGTGTAGAGCGGCGAGGCCAGTTCGCTCGTCTCCACGCGCTGGATGTCGACCTGGGGCAGCGCCTGGCGCACCACGGCCGGAATGTCCTCCCCCGCGAGGGCTGGTGTGGCCGCCGCGGTGAAGACCAGGAGTGCGAATACGTGATGAACGATCTTCATCGGGCTTTGGCCTCCACGGATTCGAGCGGCCGCCCCTGCAGGACGACCACCTCGGCCTTGCGGCCCGCGTCGATCTCGATCACGGGGAAGAGCCGCTCAGCCATGTTGATGTAGTGCTGCGCCAGGCGGTCGAGGGCCCGGCCCGTGCCGGAAAGCGCGCCCGCCTCCAGCGCGCGCTCGGGGTCGAGCGACTGGGTGGACCCCAACGGCGAGACACTCACGGTCGTGGCCGAGAGCCTGAAGACATCCGACAGCCCCTCGGCGAACCCGGCGACCAACGCTTTGGCCAGGAACTGTCCCTGCTTGGACACCACGCGGCCGCGCAGCCCGACCTTGCCGTCCTCGCCCGCGACAAACCCCTTGAGCGCGGTATCCAGGCTCTGGCCGTTCGCCTTCACGCACGAGAGCGTGGTGGTCCTGACGTAGGCGCGCTCGGACGAGAGGTCGCCGTACCCCTCGCCCACGATGAAGCAGTCTTTGATGTCCAGTCGCGCGCGGTTGGGTAGCACGGCGAGGTCCGAGAGCTTGATCAGCACCGGGTGCGGCTCCTTGGAGGCCGTGACTCCGGCTGGCGCGTCGAGCCCGGAGAGGAGGATGCCTTGGACGAAGCTCCCGGAGGGAAGGTACGCCGACTCCTCGCCCAAGCCGTTGGCTTTCGCGGCCTCAACCGGCTTCGGAGTGGACGACGCGAGTGCCGCGCCGACCCCGGTATCCGGCCCGAAGATGCGGATCGGCTCGGCTGCGGGAAGCGCCGCAGGCATCGGAACCATCTCAGGTCGTATCGGCGTCGTCGCTGCCACCGGGAGCAGGGGCTGGATCGGCGCCGGCTTGATCCTCGGCTCGAACGGGTCGCGCCGAACCGTTCCGGTCGTCAAGGACGGCGTCGTTCGTGAAAACCGGTCCGATCCCTTCTCCGCGAGCGCTTTGAGCTGCGCCTCGATCGCTCGCTGTTGGGTCTTGATCGCTTCCAGATCCTTCTCGGCGGTCGCGCGCCAGTGCTCTTTCTCCAGATCCGCACTTCCCAAGACGTTGACCTCCACCGCCTTCTTGGGTGGGGTGGGCTTGGGCGTGGTCCCGGGTCCGATGATCAGCACGACCACGACCAGGAGGGCGACCGCGATCACGCCCATGACGACCACGGGCTTGCGAGCGAGTGTGCCGAGGCGTTCCGCCAGCTTCACGGCGCCACCTCCTCAACGCGGAAGAGCCGCGTCGCCCCGCCCGGCTCGATCGGTTGCCGCTCGATGGCCACCGCCCGCGTCCCCGGTTGGTCGAACGAGGCCTCCGAGTACGCGCGCGGCTCCCCATCGGGATTGGCGAGCCGGTACTCGGTGACGGAGAGGCGCGCGCCGAGGTAGCGCCGCGTCGGGATCAGCGAGCACTGCGCGAGCGTGCACTCCTCCTTGGCGTCGGTGACCGGGCTCTCGTCGTAGCCCTTTGGTACGGCGCCAGACGCGATCGCTCGCAGCAGCGATTTGATCTGCCGCACGTAGGGTTCGCCCTCCAGGCTGGGCCCGGTGTCGGATCCGGCCTTGATCACCACGGTTTCGGCCGGCGTGGGAACCGGAACCAGCATCAGCGTGTAGGTGTCTTCCTCGGTGAGCAGGTACAGCTCGATCGGTCCGGCAGTGGTTGCGGGCACCTTCACGTACACGTCGCGGCCCTCGACCTTCACGTCGATCGGCTTGCTCGTGTAAGCCTTGAGGACCTTGGACGGCAGCGCGATGCGGTTGAGATCCCGGTTGCTGACCTTCACCACCGCCGCATCATGGCCCGACACGCTCTGGAGCGCCCACGCCTGGGGCGCCGACAGCAACGCCAACCACCACAGGGCGGCCACGCCGCATTTCGTAACGTACTTCATAGGTCGCCACCTCCTCCGATGTGGATGTCTTGCCGACGAAGCGCCGCAAGAGCCCGGTCGCTCGAACGGTATGGTCTTTCACGTCGAGATTCTGAATGTAGAAGACTTGCGCGAGATCGTTCCGGCGCGCGCGCTCGGCCTGGGCGAGCAGTTGCGCCTTGACCGCGCCGTAGGACTCGGGCGCCACGTAGCGCAGAAAGAGCGAGAACTGCGCGTCCAGGTTGCGCGGGTGCACGTCGGCCAACAACGGCAGCAGGAACCGCGTCTGGTCCTCCAGGTAGGCGGCGCTCGCGACCTCGTCGCTCACCCAGATCTCGCGCTGCTCCGAGAGCGCGGGCGGGACGAGCACGATGCGCTGGGACCTCGCCAGCAGGAGCACCAGCACGCCTTCTGCGAGCAGCCCCAAGACCAGCACCAGGACCGCGAGCTTGAGCAGGCCATGCTCTCGTTGTCCCGCGAGATACCGCTCGATCCTCACTCCACCATCTCCCGGATGTGTCCCGGCGGCCTGCCCGCCACGACGCCGATCCAGTACAAGGCGTGCCAGAGGTACCCGTCAGCCCGTCCCGATTTCTGCTTACTGGCCAGTCTGGCCAGGACAATTCCGATCAACCCGCCGACACTGGGATAGTCGAGGAAGATGCCGAGGCCGAAGCCGGCGACGACGAACATCAGTTCGTCCAGTTCCCACCACAGAAATTGCGGCGGGTCGTCGATGTATCTCGGGATTCGCGTCTCCATCAGGAGCCTGTTGATGAACGACCATTTGCTGCGTTGCCACTGCGCTTCCGGTCCTCACGTACAGACCAGTACGCTCCGGTCCGGTTCTCGCGGCGCCTTGCATCTGGCGCATTCCTGAACAGGCTCATTACCCAAATCCTCGGAAGCATCGTTAGAACGTGGCGCCGACCAGACCTTCAATAACGGTAGGTCCGTAGGCTGCGAAGATTGCCGTTGCCACTCCAGCCACCGCGGCCAGCGGGCTCTGCCGGACGATTCCGATGAACAGCCCGGCGATCAGGGCGGCGACGGCCAGCGTCTTGCCCAGATACCCGCTGACCCAGTCGATGAACTTCTGGTACAGCGGCTGGAACTCGGTGTCGGCCGTGCCCGCGAGCGCCACGGCTGGCGCGAGCACGGCCAGCAAGAGCAGCGTGAGCACCACGACCTGGGCCATCGTACGTGTCTCTTTCATCTCTCCTCCTTGGTTGTGGGGCAGCGCCCCGTTGCGTGAGCGCGACTGTAGCAACCGCGCGAGATCGGCTGAGGCCACAAAACGGACGGCGTGGGGCGTGTTTTGGCGAGATTCAGAGCAGAAGACCTTGGATGGGGCAGGTATCGTGGGGAGACCGCATTGATACTTCGGAACTACACCGGATCTGATGGTGGAAACGTCCCCAAAGTTGGTTCGCTTCGCTCCCGGACTCGCTCCTGCGACCCTCGCGATGACACTCGCAACCGCGCCCGTGTCGGCACACGCGTCTTTTGGCGATATCGTTCGATCCCAGGTCGAAGAAAGTGCTCAGAGAGCGGAGGCGCTGTGGCGGGGCACACGATGGTTCCCGATGCGCGCGGGTGCGGCTATCGCTAGGCTCATGTCGTGGGAAGACACGCCTGAAGCGTGGGGCGTCTACCAGACCGCTCTGGATGAGGCGACAAACGGGAAAACGGTCCGTAACGGAGACAATCGGAACGAACTCAACACACTACTCGGCGGGGCTCGATCAACCTGGAGTCTCTGGGGAGCCGAAAACGATTTGCGATGGATCGTCTTACGGGACAGCGCGCTCGGCTTGGGCGCCCTGAGTGCTGGACTCGGAGGCGTGGGGGCGCTCGTGGTTGCACGAACCGTTCGGCGCCGGACTACCGCCGAGCATCTGCCGCGATTATCGCGGATGCTCGTCACGCCCAATCAACCACTGGACTTCAGCGTGCCGCAAGCTGACCCGAGATCCACCGCGCTGTACGCACAGGCCGAGAAGCTCGGTGTCCTCTCACCCCTGACCGAGCAGATCCTCGCGTGCTTCGCGGCCTCGCCCGAACACCCGGCCTCGCTGGCCGACCACCTCAACGTCCCGGGCGGGCTCATCGAGCACACCGCGCGGACGATCGAGATCATGGCCACACTCGCGCAGGGTCGGCCCGATGACGAGCGGCGGCTCTGCCTACTGATGGCGCTCGGCCACGACCTGGGAAAGGTGCTGGCCTACGAGAACTCCGATGGCGGCTGGATCGATCGGCGCTTGCCCCACGATCGAATATCCGGACTCATGATCGCGAGCCTGCCCGCTCTCTACTCCGAGATGGGTCCGGCACACCGGGAGGCGCTGTTATGCGCTCTGCGGTACTACCACAACCCCGAAGAGATCCCCACGTCGGCGCCACCGGTCACCTCGGTGCTGTTCGAGCTGATGCACAAGGCCGACGCGATCGCGCACGAGCAGGAAACTTCCCGGAGCCGACAACAGGTTGAGGGGGTGAAGCCCTATCTATGGGAGGCGTTTTGCGCGGCGGTCCCTGATTTCAATATCAACCGGCACCGCGGGGGATATCCCGAGGGGTTCACGGCTGAAGATCTCGTCTATGTGCTCGAACACGCCCTACGAGAGAAGACGCTTGACCGCTTACCGTCGCAGCTCAAAGAGAAGCTGCCGATCCGGCGTCCGCTCGGCAAGCTCCACCCCGCCTGGCCGTTGCTGGTCGACGTGCTGCGAGAGCACGGCGTCCTGGCGGAGGCCGCGCAAGGCCGGAAGCCCAACCCGTCGGCGCTGTTCAATATCAACGCAAGCGGCGTGACGTACAAATGCGTGGCCGCCCTCTCGCTGCCCGCGCTGGAGGCGCTCGCTCCCGAGGCGGTCCGGTCTTGGACACGGTGCCAGCCGTACGAGGTGAAGCTGACCGGGGCGCGGCATGCGTGATGAGGCGCGGCCGGCGGAGTACCTGCCGATCGCGCACACACGCCGTCGCTGGCCCTGGGTGCTGGGTGGCACGGCACTAGTTCTGGTACACGCCGCTTTCTTTCTTCCCTTTCGGGCCGTCGTGCCAATCCCCGGGTGGGTGGATCCATGGTGGGCCATGGTTCTGGTGCTCGTCGACGAAACAGTCGTAGTGCTGGTGATCGCCAGAGGAGTCGCCAGATTCAGGACGAAGATCGCTGCAGAGAAAAATGGAAGTCCCGACTAACGCGACACCTCTTGTGGGGCCGAGGCCTGGCCTGACGCTGGGCTATGACGCCGCAACCGGCAAGGAGCTGGTGTTGCCTGACCGGCTGCTCACCCAGCACATGGCCGTGGTCGGCTCGTCCGGTGCGGGCAAGACGAGCTTCCTGCTCTCATTGATCTACCAGCAAATGCGCCGAGGCGGTGCGGTGATCTTCATGGACGGCAAGCGCCGCTACACCGGCTTTGCCAAAGTGGCGTGGCTCGCCCAAGCCTGCGGGCGCGCGAGCGACTTACGGGTGATCGATCCCCAGGACCCGACGCTCTCCCACGCCTACAACCCGCTCATGGCGCGCGACGCCGAGCGCGAGGCCGGGATCATCGCGAACAAGATCCACCGCCTCCTGCCGTCCGTTCCCGAAGGCCACCCCGCCTCGTACTACTCCAACCTCGCCTACACGGCCATTCTCAAGATGGTGCGCGCGCTCCACCATCTCAAGCGTGGGTTCTCGTACCGAGACATTTTGGCAATCTTCGAAACGCCGGACCAGGCGTTCCGGATCTTGAAACAAGATCTGTATAACGATAACGCGTCGGACTCGCTGATCGAGGTGGAGAAGTTCGTGCGGAAGTTCAAGGGCACGGCCCAAGTGAGCGACTTGCTCTCCGGCCTGATCTCGGAGCTAGGCGCGATCTCGAGCACCCCGATGGGGGACTTTCTGTGCCGGCCGGTTAGCGACGTGGACTTCTACCAGGCGATCAAGAAAAGCCAGATCATCTACGCCGCGCTCCCGCGGCTGCAGGAGACGAAGAAATCGGAAAAGCTGGGCAAGGTGATCTTGACCGACCTGCAATCTTCGATCGGTGCGGTTTACAGCGAGAAGGACTTTAGGCCGCTGATGCCGTGTCTGGTGGTGCTGGACGAATTCGGCTCGTACGCCCTCCCCGATTTTGCCGTGGTCTTCGAGCAGGCGCGCGAGGCCAACGTTGCGGTGGTGGCGGCGTTCCAATTGACGTCGCAGCTCGCGGATCGGGAGAAAGGGCTCTCGACGGGATTTCTGGAGACGGTGATGGGGAACACCGAGATGAAAGTCTTTATGCGGCTCAAGAGCCTGGAGTCGGCGCTGTGGGCGTCGGACTTCTTCGGGCAGGAGCTACGGTGGTTCGCTCAAGTATCGGCGGGCAAATCCACATCGGACGCCGAGCAGGTAATCAGCCTGCGTCGCTACCTGAATCCCCGGCGGACAGACTCCAATTCCTCTTCACTCACGCATCGGCAGATGTACGACCAGCGCGTGCGACCGGAGGCGTTGCTGCACGAACTGCCGGTCGGGGAAGCGATGATCAACTGGAGCGGCGAGCCGCGGAAAACGCGTATTTCGTGGGTCGAGCCGGAAATCGAGCACGGCTGGGACTACGCCAAAACGCTGCCTCGCTTTCGGAGGAAGGAACCGACGCCGCTCGGTTTGTGGCAACGGATCAATCAACGGATCTACCGCGATTTGGAAGAGGAAATGGGGAAGAATTCTAAAATACCATAACAACCTGCGGAGAGGCTCGTTCGCTAACCCCATGGTAATGTTAGCCCGAGGGCACGCAGCTTCGCCTCTAGTTCCGTTCGCTCACGGTTGGGTGCAAGGCGACCGTCCTTGCCCGCGTTGAGTAGGCCGAACTTGCCTGCGAGGCTGCGCGCGCGCGCCGTGGCGTTCGAAACGAGAGCACCTATGATCTCGGCCTCGATGCGTGAGAGTTGAACGGCGTGCCGGCGGTAGTCGAGGAATGCCTCCCAAACTACCGGTACCCACCTGGCAACGATTTCCTGGCCGATAATTGTCGCGTATGCACGGATCTCCTGCTGCGCATGTACGTCCATCCGCAGATTGAGAAAATGAAGTAAATTGTGGAGATCAATCTTCCAATACGCTTCAGTGTAAGTAGATAACGGAAGGTCCTTCCGAGCCTGCTCGCGCGCAACCCCGGCCGTGATCCTTGCCTCATACACTTCGCGCGCCATTTTCTGAAGCTGCCTTTCATTGGCGGACAGACGCTTACCCTCGGTAAGAGGTAGGTGGCCCGTGCTTCCTTGACGGCTCGCTGTAGCTTGTGCCCGCCACTCGTCCGGGGCCGTGCGTTGGGCGGCGTCAATGGCGACGGAGTAACGCGTTGAATGTTCATTGACGTTTGCGGTGCGGTGCCTAATCCACTGGCGCCACGCATCCATCGGAACGCGGACGTGGAGCTTGATCTCACACATCTCGAACGGAGTTGTGTGCGAATGTCGCATTAGATAGCGAATAAGGGCACGGTCTCCTTGCACCTGCTTGGTACCCGTCCCGTACGAGACCCGTGCGGCCTGAACAACCGCGGAGTCATCACCCATATAGTCGATGACGCGAATGAAACCGTCGTCGAGTGCACAAAATGGCTTGCCTAATATCGCATCTAACATGGGGACTCCTGGGCGGTTGAGCCGTTTCGGAGCCCTCGGTATTGGTGCTTTATGTGCGGTCGAGTTCGTCGACTTGGGCGTGGGTTTGGTCTTCGCGTACCGTTTCGAAGATGTCATGAGACTGAACTCAGAAATCGATGGGACTTAACACCTCTATCAGTCAAGGATGTCCAATAAAATGGCTTGGCCGGATAGTTTACAGGACGGATCATTTTTGCATTTCTAGGCCCATCGAGTTTTCCTTCCCGCCCACTCCTTTGAATCAGCACAGATATAAGCCCGGCGAAAGACCATTTGCGACGAGTAGCTATCTTGCCATTTAGTTTTCCGAAAGTGGCCCAAGCTCCAGCAAGTACAGCTGTCCTACACCTTGTGTATATCTTTCTGGCTTAAGAAAATCGCGAGGAGTAGGATATACAATTTGAA
The DNA window shown above is from Nitrospirota bacterium and carries:
- a CDS encoding DsbC family protein, which translates into the protein MKIVHHVFALLVFTAAATPALAGEDIPAVVRQALPQVDIQRVETSELASPLYTVVTAQGIFYLDGSGRYLFTGELYDLKTQENLTQATISARRRIAFNDLPLGDAILYKKGLRRLAIFVDPDCPYCRKLHQELGQLDATVYVFLYPLAELHPLAYRKSVSIWCSENRIAALDAALGGQVVPARDCEHPIDRTVTLGTRLGVRATPTIVLDDGRWIEGYRSAAELARLVGATPSGVPNTNR
- a CDS encoding type-F conjugative transfer system secretin TraK, giving the protein MKYVTKCGVAALWWLALLSAPQAWALQSVSGHDAAVVKVSNRDLNRIALPSKVLKAYTSKPIDVKVEGRDVYVKVPATTAGPIELYLLTEEDTYTLMLVPVPTPAETVVIKAGSDTGPSLEGEPYVRQIKSLLRAIASGAVPKGYDESPVTDAKEECTLAQCSLIPTRRYLGARLSVTEYRLANPDGEPRAYSEASFDQPGTRAVAIERQPIEPGGATRLFRVEEVAP
- a CDS encoding TraB/VirB10 family protein, whose product is MKLAERLGTLARKPVVVMGVIAVALLVVVVLIIGPGTTPKPTPPKKAVEVNVLGSADLEKEHWRATAEKDLEAIKTQQRAIEAQLKALAEKGSDRFSRTTPSLTTGTVRRDPFEPRIKPAPIQPLLPVAATTPIRPEMVPMPAALPAAEPIRIFGPDTGVGAALASSTPKPVEAAKANGLGEESAYLPSGSFVQGILLSGLDAPAGVTASKEPHPVLIKLSDLAVLPNRARLDIKDCFIVGEGYGDLSSERAYVRTTTLSCVKANGQSLDTALKGFVAGEDGKVGLRGRVVSKQGQFLAKALVAGFAEGLSDVFRLSATTVSVSPLGSTQSLDPERALEAGALSGTGRALDRLAQHYINMAERLFPVIEIDAGRKAEVVVLQGRPLESVEAKAR
- the thyX gene encoding FAD-dependent thymidylate synthase, which encodes MLDAILGKPFCALDDGFIRVIDYMGDDSAVVQAARVSYGTGTKQVQGDRALIRYLMRHSHTTPFEMCEIKLHVRVPMDAWRQWIRHRTANVNEHSTRYSVAIDAAQRTAPDEWRAQATASRQGSTGHLPLTEGKRLSANERQLQKMAREVYEARITAGVAREQARKDLPLSTYTEAYWKIDLHNLLHFLNLRMDVHAQQEIRAYATIIGQEIVARWVPVVWEAFLDYRRHAVQLSRIEAEIIGALVSNATARARSLAGKFGLLNAGKDGRLAPNRERTELEAKLRALGLTLPWG
- the traE gene encoding type IV conjugative transfer system protein TraE, with the translated sequence MRIERYLAGQREHGLLKLAVLVLVLGLLAEGVLVLLLARSQRIVLVPPALSEQREIWVSDEVASAAYLEDQTRFLLPLLADVHPRNLDAQFSLFLRYVAPESYGAVKAQLLAQAERARRNDLAQVFYIQNLDVKDHTVRATGLLRRFVGKTSTSEEVATYEVRYEMRRGRPVVVGVAVGAPGVGAPERVGP
- the traL gene encoding type IV conjugative transfer system protein TraL, yielding METRIPRYIDDPPQFLWWELDELMFVVAGFGLGIFLDYPSVGGLIGIVLARLASKQKSGRADGYLWHALYWIGVVAGRPPGHIREMVE
- the traA gene encoding TraA family conjugative transfer protein, with translation MKETRTMAQVVVLTLLLLAVLAPAVALAGTADTEFQPLYQKFIDWVSGYLGKTLAVAALIAGLFIGIVRQSPLAAVAGVATAIFAAYGPTVIEGLVGATF
- a CDS encoding TraM recognition domain-containing protein, with protein sequence MPDRLLTQHMAVVGSSGAGKTSFLLSLIYQQMRRGGAVIFMDGKRRYTGFAKVAWLAQACGRASDLRVIDPQDPTLSHAYNPLMARDAEREAGIIANKIHRLLPSVPEGHPASYYSNLAYTAILKMVRALHHLKRGFSYRDILAIFETPDQAFRILKQDLYNDNASDSLIEVEKFVRKFKGTAQVSDLLSGLISELGAISSTPMGDFLCRPVSDVDFYQAIKKSQIIYAALPRLQETKKSEKLGKVILTDLQSSIGAVYSEKDFRPLMPCLVVLDEFGSYALPDFAVVFEQAREANVAVVAAFQLTSQLADREKGLSTGFLETVMGNTEMKVFMRLKSLESALWASDFFGQELRWFAQVSAGKSTSDAEQVISLRRYLNPRRTDSNSSSLTHRQMYDQRVRPEALLHELPVGEAMINWSGEPRKTRISWVEPEIEHGWDYAKTLPRFRRKEPTPLGLWQRINQRIYRDLEEEMGKNSKIP
- a CDS encoding HD domain-containing protein produces the protein MSWEDTPEAWGVYQTALDEATNGKTVRNGDNRNELNTLLGGARSTWSLWGAENDLRWIVLRDSALGLGALSAGLGGVGALVVARTVRRRTTAEHLPRLSRMLVTPNQPLDFSVPQADPRSTALYAQAEKLGVLSPLTEQILACFAASPEHPASLADHLNVPGGLIEHTARTIEIMATLAQGRPDDERRLCLLMALGHDLGKVLAYENSDGGWIDRRLPHDRISGLMIASLPALYSEMGPAHREALLCALRYYHNPEEIPTSAPPVTSVLFELMHKADAIAHEQETSRSRQQVEGVKPYLWEAFCAAVPDFNINRHRGGYPEGFTAEDLVYVLEHALREKTLDRLPSQLKEKLPIRRPLGKLHPAWPLLVDVLREHGVLAEAAQGRKPNPSALFNINASGVTYKCVAALSLPALEALAPEAVRSWTRCQPYEVKLTGARHA